The segment CAGCGTTATTGTGGAGCGAAGGCAATAAAGCGCTGTTGCAGCTGGAAGCAATATCGGGTCCGCAACCGCGACGCGATACGTTCGTTGAGGCCTACGCGCAAGTGAAAACCGAACTGAGGAAAGTGTATGCGGTGGAAGTGCCGCCTACTCCGCAGTTAGATGTAACACTTGCATCAACCCCTTCCCGCTCCGATCACCTTCCGCGCATCGAACTTCCGAAGTTTAACGGTGATCCTTCGGAATGGCCAGCGTTCGCGGGACGGTTCGAAAAGCGGATTGTCGGTTTGACAGGTGATGCGGAGCGGTACGCGTTCCTTATAAAGTGTTTCGATCGGTGCGATATTGCGCGGAAACGCTGGTATGCCCTTCGAAAGGGCATGGAGTAAGTTGGAGGAAAGGTTCTACAAGAAACGGGTAGCTTTCCTCAGCCACTTTAACTATCTCAGAGACCTTCCAAAAATGACTGTAGCGTCTTCCAACGGGCTTATGCGGATAATAGATGTGGTCGAAACATCAACCTCCGCAGCGAAGCAAATTGCAGGCGCAAGCGGACAACGGCCTAGCGTGGTGGAGGATGGAATGCTAGTGAGCCTGGTTATGTCCAAGCTAGACGATGAAACCATAACCAGAATATCCCGTAGGCTGGACGTCCACACCATTCCGACGTGGAAGGAACTGCGCGACGAGCTCGATAGGTTGTCGAGTTCGCTATACTATGAGCCGCGGAAAAGCGCCGCGTCCCGTCCTGACCGCGCTTCTACTAGTAGCAAGCGCCCAATACGTGCGGCATTCGTAGCCACGGTGGATACAGTAAGTACCAGTCAGACGCCAACCCCGCAAACCCAGCGAACTAGATACAGCTCGGTGGATCACCAGCCAGGCACGCGACGCTGCTATGCGTGCGACAAGCCGGGCCACACGGGCCCGCTGTGTCCAGAGCTGCAGGTTCGGTCGGAATGTGAACGCATCAACTACATGATGAGCAAAGGCAAGTGCGTGAATTGCCTTTCCAGCCAGCACCCCGCTTCGCAGTGCCCCAGCAACAAAAGATGCCAAGTGTGTAGACAAAAGCATCATACTCTTTTGCACGTGAAATCTTCCGAAGCTGCGAAGTGACAACCACATTCCGTTTCGCCACCACGTGGTGTCCGGCGTCCCTGCTCCGTGCTTCCGTCGCCGCGTTCCCGCTCCGTGCCGCCATCCACAAGCATTAgtgccgtgctttcagcgATGGCCGATCCACGTGGTGTCCGACGTTCCTGCTCCGTGCTACCGTCCCCGCGTTCCCGCTCCGATCCACGTGGTGTCCGGCGTTCCTGCTCCGTGCTGCCGTCCCCGCGTTCCCGCTCCGTGCCGCCATCCACAAGCATTAgtgccgtgctttcagcgATGGCCGATCCACTTGGTATCCGGCGTTCCTGCTCCGTGCTTCCGTCGCCGCGTTCCCGCTCCGTGCCGCCATCCACAAGCACTAgtgccgtgctttcagcgATGGCCGATCCACGTGGTGTCCGGCGTTCCTGCTCCGTGCCTTCGTCGCCGCGTTCCCGCTCCGTGCCGTCATCCACAAGCATTAgtgccgtgctttcagcgATGGCCGATCCACTTGGTGTCCGGCGTTCCTGCTCCGTGCTTCCGTCGCCGCGTTCCCGCTCCGTGCCGCCATCCACAAGCACTAgtgccgtgctttcagcgATGGCCGATCCACGTGGTGTCCGGCGTTCCTGCTCCGTGCTGCCGTCCCCGCGTTCCCGCTCCGTGCCGCCATCCACAAGCATTCgtgccgtgctttcagcgATGGCCGATCCACGTGGTGTCCGGCGTTCCTGCTCCGTGCTTCCGTCGCCGCGTTCCCGCTCCGTGCCGCCATCCAAAAGCACTAgtgccgtgctttcagcgATGACCGATCCACGCGCTCGGTCCGTTTCGCCGCCGCGTGGTGTCCTGCGTTCCTGCTCCGTGCTGCCGTCCCCGCGTTCCCGCTCCGTGCTGCCATCCCCAAGTACTAgtgccgtgctttcagcgATGGCCGATCCACGCGCTCGGTCCGTTTCGTCGCCGCGTGGTGTCTTGCATTCCCGCTCTGCTCAGCCATTGCTAAGTGTGCGCGCATCTTCCCCTGCAATGGATGATGGTGGTATCGTATCCTCCTGTTCCAATCTAAGCCATCCCCTAGCAGTGAGGATGGCTCCAGCTGCCCAGCGTTCCGCTACGTGTGGTTCAATGCATCTGTCTGGTGTATCATCTCGTGACGTCTCTAACCTTGCCAACCACGTTTTGCTAGCAACTGCTGCGGTGCTTATTCAAGACGGCCTGGGGGAGTGGCAACGAATCCGTTGCCTGCTAGATTCTGGGTGCCAAATCCAAGCCATCACGGCGTCCGCTGTGAAACGGTTGAGGTTACCGTTACTGTCTGAGAAAATTACGCTAATGGGGATAAGTGGTAAACTCCCTGTATCGAATAAAATTCGTACAAAAGTCATAGCAATTAATGGATCCTACCGTTTCAGCTCCAATTTCTACGTCATACCGGAACTCAGTGCGCAACCCTATCGCACAATCAAGCAGGACGAACTGAGCCTCCCACCTGGCAAGCGACTCGCCGATGAAAACTTCAGTCATACAGGGCCAGTTGATGCGATATTAGGGGCCGGAATATGCTATGACTCGCTCGGTGCAGGACTTCATCGCTTACCTAATGGACTCACTTTACAAAACACCAAATTCGGTTGGATAGTTGGAGGGTTGCTATGCAATATGACCTCCACTAATCTCCACTCGCGGAGTTGTCATAAGGCGACCTATATTGACGACCTGGAAGTGAGCCTTGAGCGATTTTGGAAGGTGGAAGAACTGCCACCTGACGTCCCAGACCGGTTAGCTTTACAAGACCATGAGCTCGAGGAACATTTCAGAGCTCACACGAAGATTGCTGAGGATGGTCGATACGTCGTCCGGATTCCCCTACGGGGGGAGTTGACGCAACTGGGAGACTCCATCGAACAGGCTCAACGACGATTATTATCACTCGAGCGGAAGCTGTCTCGGCATGAAGACACTTATGAGGAGTACCGAAAGTTCATGCGCGAATATCTTGAGCTAAGACACATGACTCCTGTACCGGCAGACGAACTACATAAGGTTCGATACGTAATCCCACATTCGTGTGTGATAAAACCAGATTCTACAACCACGAAGCTGCGAGTAGTCTTCGACGCGAGTGCGAAGTCCACCACTGGAATTTCGCTTAACGACCTACAAGCCATCGGGCCAGTGATACAACCGGATCTCCTTCACTTATGGTTGCATTTTCGGACGCAAACAGTGGTGGTTACAGCGGACATTGCGAAGATGTATCGCCAAATCTGGGTAGCTGACTCGGACACCTGGATGCAGTGCATATTATGGCGCGAAGATGCAAGAGATACCGCTCAAATGTATAGGCTCCGTACCGTCACTTACGGCGAGGCCTCCTCGTCGTATCTTGCGTGTAGAGCGTTATATGAGGCGGGCGAGGAAGTGCGTTCATCCAATCCGGAAATCGCTGACGCCATTCAGCGCTCATTCTACGTGGATAACCTGTCCTTGGGTGCtgcgactccggacgaattACGTGTGCTTAGCTGCGGGATTGAACGGGCACTTATGAATAGAGGAATGCCCTTACGGAAATGGGCATCCAATGTCCCTGCAGTAGTACAT is part of the Anopheles gambiae chromosome X, idAnoGambNW_F1_1, whole genome shotgun sequence genome and harbors:
- the LOC133391287 gene encoding uncharacterized protein LOC133391287 — protein: MAEQILGDGSTERERGDGSTEQERRTPRGGETDRARGSVIAESTALVLLDGGTERERGDGSTEQERRTPRGSAIAESTARMLVDGGTERERGDGSTEQERRTPRGSAIAESTALVLVDGGTERERGDGSTEQERRTPSGSAIAESTALMLVDDGTERERGDEGTEQERRTPRGSAIAESTALVLVDGGTERERGDGSTEQERRIPSGSAIAESTALMLVDGGTERERGDGSTEQERRTPRGSERERGDGSTEQERRTPRGSAIAESTALMLVDGGTERERGDGSTEQGRRTPRGGETECGCHFAASEDFTCKRV